In the genome of Ziziphus jujuba cultivar Dongzao chromosome 10, ASM3175591v1, the window gaaaatatttattatctttaCTCAAATTGAAACTTAAACCCTGAACATGAAAGTATATTCTTGAGTGGTTTTATTGCTAGGTCAAACCTATTTATATAATGTAAGAGAGTTAATTTTGATGAAgtttaacaaaacaataaaaataaaaataaaataatttaggaTCTATTTGATACTATAATATACATCATCGTGCTCTATGGATGAActgttaaaagaaataaatagagACAAAACAATTGAGCCAAAAGTCAAGATATAAAGACATGATACATTTAATTTCCCCtgatattaaaatgaaaattgattttaaaaagacCCCCAAATGAAAATTGAATATCATGTTCAATCACTATCTCTTGATAAATCAAAAACAACCTCAAGGAGAGAAATCACTAAAATAGATCCAGACAAATGCTTTCATTAATCAATTTCATGTACATAATATacacataaaacaaatatgatTGTCGATGAgacttattatatttatccATTAGATTGTGCCTGTacgattttaataataaaaataaataaatgaatataaataatgaGAAAGAAAATCAAGAGATCGCCCAAAAACCAACGAAAATTCCAACAGAATTTTATGCCAACAAGGATATAACATAATGTACATCGCCAATTCAAGAAAACTTTAAAAGCATCCCTAAATGGAAATGTGAAATGATAGCGTGtctatctattttttctttaaaaaattatatttttgtaagaattattttaaattttttattaaattacagTGTcaagcagatttttttttttttttggttacattAATTAGACAATTGCATTAaagaatatttgtttaaataatggTCTATATTTATgacattacaaaaaaataaaataaaaaaataaaaaattatagtcCTATTGGTGATGCTTTAAATAAACTGATGTGTGGACTTCCAAGTGGAATAAGGTGGTACAAAGTAAATGTCCCACCTAAAGCTTTAATTCAAGGTGTCAAGGGTCAAGACTGAGGAATCCTGCatattgaaaattgattttaccACCATAGTGCTTGGCCGGACAAGATGGATATTAATGATATCCAAATTTGATAaggttttaatttgttttgttttcttttcgtttttatgttttctattttatatgcaCCTTTCAAATTCAATGATAAAGCTAAAAATAGATCTTTAAGTACAAACTTCAATGTAGGATGAAAATCTTTCCtcttttaaattgtaaaaaaaaaaaaaaaatgtcaaatattCATGGTAGCTTTCCATGACTAAATGGATAATCTAAAAGtcataattttgttttcagGTGGTGGAGCcgttttaaaaagataaataaaaaaaaaaattttaaaaaaaaggttttcaAGCGCACGTGTCCTAGCACATGCGTTTTTCCACACGGCACTCTTGACACGCTTTACAAAAAAACGTCATGAGCCCAGATGGTACGTATAACggaaattatttgaaaatttatgtcatgattttttcaaaaaaataattaattgaaactaaaaatatttatatcatcatcaaatttttttttttttttttggttcatgatATAACATAAACTGATATTCGTATTTGTATGTGACATATGTACCCAATTttacctaaaaaattaatttattagcgAGACAGAGAGAAGGGAATACCAATTGCGTGTGgattaatagttttattttatttttttgggggaattTTCTGatatcactttttctttttctaaaacaaatatgagaaaaaaaaaatttgtaaagttGTAATTAGATAGTAAATAGTAGTTTTGTTTCAACCATGATCAGCGTGCAtgcatctaaatatatatatacatctatatattaatagttTTATCCCCTTAATTTGATGTGGCCAAGAATAATTTGAGAGACAGAGAAGAGGGACACATGGCTAGTACAGGTGATCTACATCCACCAAACATAGACAGAAAAAAATCTGCATCCAAAGTTTGGCTACttattgtcccaaaaaaaataataataataaataaataaataaataaaacaaagaataattaaaaaaaaaaaaaataggctaGCTTTGGAAGCTGGAAAAAGCCTAAATCTTGTATATCTTAGTGTACATCAAGTTTGTCACCTAAAAAATGGTTGTAAGCATGAAAATAGGACATATTTTTCTGAAAGAATACAAGAAAGGAAATTGCCTAACACACCCATGCCTTACAGCTTAGACCCTTTTGGCTTAAGCTTTAATTTCTTGCGAACAATATTCCCATTGTCTTCTTTTTTCCACAATGGAGCTTTAATCATACTAACAGTACTAACTGGTTAATTTTCTATCCCCTTCGTTGTTGTTTATCCAATTTTCGATGAATGTCTTAATTAATCAACAATCCTATGGCCTAATTCAGCTCCCAATCCATGCATAATTGTATTGGTGTAGGGTtcagattattattattcatattattatttttaattgttatgataaatttttattttagagggAAAAAAGGGATGTAACTTAGAATTGGTGACTTCAAAAGTATAGATGCCAAGGACATACGTTGAACCAACTTTGCCGATCGAATTTTGCTTAAATAAAAGTGCCATGATGAGGAGGAAAATGGATATGTCACAGGGGATAATAACCCATAAATTGGATGTCCTAGTCAGCTTGGGGAAATTACTTTCCAAAGTCCAAAAAATGGTATCCAATGCGGCTAAGGCCGGTGTGTATATACAGACAAGTAGGAGAGAGATTGAGAGAGATTTGATATGACAGCTTGAGAGGacggggagagagagagagagagagagatatattgGGGCAATACTACTGTATTCATGGGATCCCAAAACCTCAAGAAGCAGCCAGATTATTCCCCATGTTACACTGTTCCTCATCAACCTTACAAGAATATGACACCacgaatataaaatatatttatatataatatatatttttttggcttcaatatttttatataatattatgtatatatgtatgtgtacatTATATGATGATGACGATTGAGGAGATTAACATGAAGTTTGTATTTGGCAATATTCAGCCTTCCAATTATTATGCTTTACAAAATAAAGTTATGAGCTATAACCTTAAAATATGCAAGAtaatacatttgattaattagtcACTCTCAAAAAGTAAGATTGAAACTttgaactaataataataattgtgaaAAAATTGTTCATTTCAAGTTATAAATTCAAAGCCGTATATACTTTAGTAGTAAATTCattaagtaataaaaaattgttaaaaagctcATGTAATTAACCTGTAGTATAGTAGTAGACCAATTGGGTTGCATCGTTAAAAGTTTTGATGCTctttatattattcttttttggaGGGGTAAAATATCAGAAAAAACCAAGTTAGAGATAAAATTTAGAATGAATgaagataaaagaatacaaaagAAGAAGGTGCAAAGGAATAGCAAAACGTTGCTTTCAAAcaacacaaagaaaaaaaataaaaaatacaatacataatatatatatattgtcaaactctctctctcactctccgTGTGTCCACCTTTTCTCTTTCTCAATTAATCTCTTTTTCCACCTCTTTCTTCAAAGAAGATACTTCTATTACTAGGGcccatttttactttttattttccttcatccCCATGTCTAAGGATCACATATCTGAGCAGCAGCAAAATCTATCAAAAATTCAACCTGCTGGTCTTGATGATAAACGAGAAGATCATGACCATGATCATGATGTTCAACCACTAAAGCAATTATTGGATCATGATGATCATCATGATCATCAAGAAGATCCATGTCTAACACCCACTTCTTCTGATCACAGACTACCTTCAACCAGGAGCTGTCCATCCACACCAAGAAAACCTCAAGGCCGTCTTGTTTACTTGCACAAGAGGAAATTATCAGACCTGCACTTCTTCGAAGCCACACGCCGCGAAGAGGTAGAGTCTTTCTTTCGATCAAATTTCGAATTCTCTAGTGCTAGGGTTAAGAAGAGATGTATGAGTATATGATATCATGATCATCTGCAATAATCTGATTCTgtaaattagttttattttttttttctttttttcctgctttgaataatatattgttctttatttgtatgtttaattattttagatgtaTGCATATTAATTCTATATAAGCATGATCTTAAGCTTGAATAAGATATTGATCGATCAAATACCATGCtatgcataaaataatttattcttttttttttttttttttttttttttgcatgctTATAATCCCAGTTCGTTATacaaagaattttgattttttagttttttcttgcagaatgaatattaattttacGGGTACTTTCAATTATGAAATGGTTATGGCTATAGCTATTAAATTCGAGTAATATTACTCAGAATTCTCTTTCCCTTAATGATTTTAGTTACTAATTCGatgaattattttcttcatCCAAGAACAAATTTGGATGGAGGAAACTATGCAATATTTGGATATTGGTTAATGGGTTGTTTTGAATTTTATGTcggggaaaaaatatatattgcttcGGTTGAGCTTGATTATCTCCACTCATAAGATAAAAGCTCACAAAAGCAAAAATAGGCTGTTGGAAATTATGAATAACACTCTCAATTGAATAAAAGCATGGTCATTTAATTTGCTTGCCAAGTAGTACGAATTAAGAATGTGGGACTATTTCTCAGttgtaccaaaatatatatatcagtagAATAATAAATGTTGTAAACTAACTTTTCCTTTCGAAATTAACTTTGGAATGATTAACTAATGGAAAAGCGAGcgatcatatataaatatttgtagcTTTACATAGAATCCGAATGCTAGCTATatgcatattttaatattctctTTTCAGATGTTGTACGATCTGGAAATGTTGATCACGGAATATTTCTATTTTACTTTTGGGTTATTATCATTTTTggttaattcatatatataataatgagtAGAACTTAATTTTCTTACGTTTTGagtaagaaacaaaataaataaataaataatattgggattctaattattcataaaaaaaaaaaggaaatgagtATAGATTCCAATTATTCAT includes:
- the LOC107410556 gene encoding cyclin-dependent protein kinase inhibitor SMR2; translation: MSKDHISEQQQNLSKIQPAGLDDKREDHDHDHDVQPLKQLLDHDDHHDHQEDPCLTPTSSDHRLPSTRSCPSTPRKPQGRLVYLHKRKLSDLHFFEATRREENEY